In a genomic window of Gemmatimonadaceae bacterium:
- a CDS encoding NADH-quinone oxidoreductase subunit M: MRTALLSMGAQHWVLLALLVWPVIAAVMVRLLGRDVSRDESGAEAPSGGPDARVLTLGALIVEALLGLVLFTLFDAAKKGWQARIDLPWLSDLGASISLGVDGLSMPLVVVTVVLLPITLLGAWNNVRVRTPAFGALALLLTSGLVGVFVALDLLVFYLAWELMLIPTYLLVGVWSTAGRSRAALRYVLFTLVGSLLMLVAIITLWNLGGANSFGWDHLALQTLTPRTQLFLALAFLSAFAVKSALVPFHTWLPDAQEAAPTFAAVTIGFKVGAYGILRFVLPFFPAGLAWAPLRNTLLVLSLIGILYGAFVALAQRDLKRVISYSSISHLGFIMLGAVAFTGPGLEGAAMSIVNSSLTTCALFLLAGMLEDRTGSTELSQFGGIAARAPFFGLALTVAMLATIGLPGTSGFVAEWIVLFGAFQTKPTHTLIATAGVVIAAAYGLRAVQQLLFGPAGARTASMTDCSGRERVALGLVLAAIVALGIAPAPVLRPLALGTNTVLEAVQFGPNAPYASPSMSVNR; this comes from the coding sequence ATGCGCACCGCCTTGCTCTCCATGGGCGCGCAGCATTGGGTGCTGCTGGCGCTGCTGGTGTGGCCCGTAATCGCCGCCGTGATGGTTCGCCTGCTGGGTCGCGACGTGTCGCGCGACGAATCCGGCGCCGAAGCCCCGAGCGGCGGCCCCGATGCCCGTGTCCTCACCCTGGGCGCGCTCATCGTGGAGGCGCTCCTCGGCCTCGTGCTCTTCACGCTCTTCGACGCCGCGAAGAAGGGATGGCAGGCGCGCATCGACCTGCCGTGGCTGTCCGATCTTGGCGCGTCGATCAGTCTTGGCGTGGACGGGCTCTCCATGCCGCTCGTCGTGGTGACGGTGGTGCTGCTGCCGATCACGCTGCTGGGTGCGTGGAACAACGTCCGGGTGCGCACTCCGGCGTTCGGGGCGCTGGCCTTGTTGCTCACGAGTGGTCTGGTCGGCGTCTTCGTCGCACTCGATCTGCTGGTCTTCTATCTCGCGTGGGAGCTCATGCTGATCCCCACGTACCTGCTGGTGGGGGTGTGGAGCACCGCCGGTCGCTCGCGGGCAGCGCTGCGCTACGTGCTGTTCACGCTGGTGGGATCGCTGCTGATGCTGGTGGCGATCATCACGCTCTGGAATCTGGGTGGCGCCAACAGCTTTGGCTGGGATCACCTCGCCCTGCAGACACTCACGCCGCGGACGCAGCTCTTCCTCGCGCTGGCGTTTCTCTCGGCGTTCGCCGTGAAGTCAGCGCTCGTGCCGTTCCATACGTGGTTGCCCGATGCGCAGGAGGCCGCGCCCACCTTCGCGGCCGTCACGATCGGCTTCAAGGTCGGGGCGTACGGCATTCTCCGCTTCGTGCTGCCGTTCTTCCCGGCGGGCCTCGCGTGGGCGCCCTTGCGGAACACCCTGCTGGTGTTGTCACTCATCGGCATCCTGTACGGCGCGTTCGTCGCGCTCGCGCAGCGCGATCTCAAGCGGGTGATCTCCTACAGCTCGATCAGCCACCTGGGCTTCATCATGCTGGGCGCGGTGGCGTTCACCGGCCCCGGCCTCGAAGGCGCGGCGATGAGCATCGTGAACAGCAGTCTGACCACGTGCGCCCTCTTCCTGCTCGCCGGGATGCTCGAGGATCGCACGGGCAGCACCGAGCTGTCGCAGTTCGGCGGCATCGCCGCCCGTGCCCCGTTCTTCGGCCTGGCGCTGACCGTCGCCATGCTCGCGACGATCGGATTGCCGGGGACGAGCGGGTTCGTGGCCGAATGGATCGTGCTCTTCGGCGCCTTCCAGACGAAGCCCACCCACACGCTCATTGCGACGGCCGGCGTGGTCATCGCCGCCGCCTATGGGTTGCGGGCGGTCCAGCAGCTTCTCTTTGGTCCGGCCGGTGCCCGCACCGCGTCCATGACGGATTGTTCGGGACGTGAGCGTGTCGCGCTCGGTCTGGTGCTCGCCGCCATCGTGGCGCTGGGCATCGCGCCGGCGCCGGTGCTGCGTCCGTTGGCCCTCGGCACCAACACGGTGCTCGAGGCGGTGCAGTTCGGTCCGAACGCACCGTATGCGTCTCCCTCGATGTCGGTGAATCGATGA
- the nuoL gene encoding NADH-quinone oxidoreductase subunit L: MIPKLLPFVVFLPLIGFLINGAIALFGRGEKGTARHPLVTVIGPGVVIGAFALAVALFMRMRVAFGDPVIVSLGDWMPMAEFNIAWTLQLDQLSMVMLLVITGVGSLIHLFSVGYMRDDAGYARYFAYLNLFVAFMLVLVLGANYPVMFLGWEGVGLASYLLIGFWFGERANAEAGRKAFIVNRIGDFGLLMAMFLIYSANQHLDFVTSHYNVGQLVNHPMSYTIAMFLLLGCVGKSAQIPLYIWLPDAMAGPTPVSALIHAATMVTAGVYMVTRASPIFAAAPNASLVVVLVGAVTALYAATIALRQWDIKKVLAYSTVSQLGYMFVAVGSGAYTAGVFHLVTHAFFKALLFLGAGSVIHAMHHAYHHTHRDGEDAQDMRNMGGLARFMPATAGAMTLATLAIAGVPPLAGFFSKDEILSSVFARAGGSALASGSLLGIPGSTVLYAAYGMGILTALLTAIYMTRLVLLTFFGSNRTGEAERGALHEAPLIMTVPVLLLGVLTLGGGWLNLPELLPWGRVGVLEHWLAPVVAGAATRLAPAQPVAHGTELLLVGIATGTALLGIVVALVLYRKPLEDKAHSPEDTSLLARAYGVDAAVQAGVVRPVAWFSDTVLARGIDRFIDATFTAVGALFRGVSSLFGRQVQDGDVGKYAWLLAGGAIVLIAALTLAGH; the protein is encoded by the coding sequence ATGATCCCGAAGCTGCTGCCCTTCGTCGTCTTCCTCCCGCTGATCGGCTTCCTGATCAACGGCGCGATCGCCCTGTTCGGTCGCGGCGAGAAGGGGACGGCCCGCCATCCGCTCGTCACCGTGATCGGCCCGGGCGTCGTGATCGGTGCGTTCGCCCTCGCCGTCGCGCTCTTCATGCGCATGCGCGTCGCCTTCGGTGACCCGGTCATCGTGTCGCTGGGCGACTGGATGCCGATGGCCGAGTTCAACATCGCGTGGACGCTGCAGCTCGATCAGCTGAGCATGGTGATGCTCCTGGTCATCACCGGCGTCGGCTCGCTCATCCATCTCTTCTCCGTCGGGTACATGCGCGACGACGCGGGCTACGCGCGCTACTTCGCGTATCTCAACCTGTTCGTCGCGTTCATGCTCGTCCTGGTGCTGGGCGCCAACTACCCGGTGATGTTCCTGGGATGGGAGGGCGTCGGCCTGGCGTCGTACCTGCTCATCGGGTTCTGGTTTGGCGAGCGCGCCAATGCCGAAGCCGGACGCAAGGCGTTCATCGTGAATCGCATCGGCGACTTCGGCCTGCTGATGGCGATGTTCCTCATCTACTCGGCCAACCAGCATCTCGACTTCGTCACCTCGCACTACAACGTCGGGCAGCTGGTGAACCACCCGATGTCGTATACGATCGCGATGTTCCTGCTGCTCGGCTGCGTGGGCAAGAGCGCGCAGATCCCGCTGTACATCTGGCTCCCCGACGCCATGGCCGGCCCGACGCCGGTGTCGGCGCTGATCCATGCGGCCACGATGGTCACGGCGGGCGTGTACATGGTGACGCGCGCCTCGCCGATCTTTGCGGCGGCGCCGAACGCGTCGCTGGTGGTCGTGCTGGTGGGCGCGGTCACGGCGCTCTATGCCGCGACCATTGCGCTCCGGCAGTGGGATATCAAGAAGGTGCTGGCGTACTCCACCGTCTCGCAGCTCGGCTACATGTTCGTGGCCGTTGGCTCGGGCGCCTACACGGCGGGCGTGTTCCACCTGGTCACGCACGCCTTCTTCAAGGCGCTGCTCTTCCTGGGCGCGGGCTCGGTGATTCACGCCATGCATCACGCGTATCATCACACGCATCGCGACGGCGAGGATGCGCAGGACATGCGCAACATGGGCGGCCTCGCGCGCTTCATGCCGGCCACGGCCGGTGCGATGACCCTGGCCACGCTCGCCATCGCGGGCGTGCCGCCGCTGGCCGGGTTTTTCTCGAAGGACGAGATCCTGTCGTCGGTCTTCGCCCGCGCCGGGGGCTCCGCGTTGGCGAGCGGGTCGCTGCTGGGGATCCCCGGCAGCACCGTGTTGTACGCGGCGTACGGCATGGGCATTCTCACGGCGCTGCTCACCGCCATCTACATGACGCGGTTGGTGCTGCTCACCTTCTTCGGCAGCAACCGCACCGGTGAAGCGGAGCGGGGGGCCTTGCACGAGGCGCCGCTCATCATGACGGTCCCGGTGCTGCTCCTCGGGGTGCTGACGCTGGGTGGGGGCTGGCTCAATCTCCCCGAACTCCTCCCCTGGGGACGGGTCGGCGTACTCGAGCACTGGCTCGCACCAGTGGTCGCCGGCGCGGCGACCCGGCTCGCGCCGGCGCAGCCAGTGGCCCATGGCACGGAACTCCTGCTCGTGGGCATCGCGACCGGCACGGCCCTGCTCGGCATCGTCGTCGCCCTCGTGCTGTACCGGAAGCCGCTCGAGGACAAGGCGCACTCCCCGGAAGACACGAGCCTGCTCGCCCGCGCCTACGGTGTGGACGCGGCCGTGCAGGCGGGCGTGGTCCGACCGGTGGCCTGGTTCTCCGACACGGTGCTCGCTCGCGGGATCGATCGCTTCATTGACGCCACGTTCACAGCGGTCGGTGCGCTGTTCCGTGGGGTCTCGTCGCTCTTTGGCAGGCAGGTGCAGGATGGCGATGTGGGCAAGTATGCCTGGCTGCTGGCCGGCGGTGCGATCGTGCTGATCGCCGCCCTCACGCTGGCGGGGCACTGA
- the nuoK gene encoding NADH-quinone oxidoreductase subunit NuoK produces the protein MINDALIVSAILFVIGVMGVLTRRNAIILFMCAELMLNAVNLSFVALAKLHNVTGHVFVVMVMTIAAAEAAVGLAIIISIFRHFGTVDLSNLRTLRG, from the coding sequence ATGATCAACGACGCGCTGATCGTTTCGGCGATCCTCTTCGTGATCGGCGTGATGGGGGTACTCACCCGCCGGAACGCGATCATCCTCTTCATGTGCGCCGAGCTGATGCTCAACGCCGTGAACCTGAGCTTCGTGGCGCTCGCGAAGCTCCACAACGTCACCGGGCACGTCTTTGTCGTGATGGTCATGACCATCGCGGCTGCGGAAGCGGCCGTGGGGCTCGCGATCATCATTTCGATCTTCCGCCACTTCGGTACGGTGGACCTGTCGAACCTCCGGACGCTCCGCGGATGA
- a CDS encoding NADH-quinone oxidoreductase subunit J — translation MNGFYQFQFYFFALLAIVSALLFVTRKNPVPAALWLVNVMFALAGLYVMLDAPFVGAVQVLVYAGAIMVVFVFVVMLLNLGRDGISDLRGLPARLGAGFVGLALLANLLVVRRESLPTLPLAAPSENVVEPVAASLFTDYLVAFELTSLVLLVAVVGAVLLAKRKAQA, via the coding sequence ATGAACGGCTTCTACCAGTTCCAGTTCTACTTCTTCGCGCTGCTCGCCATCGTGAGCGCGCTGCTGTTCGTGACGCGCAAGAACCCCGTGCCGGCCGCGCTCTGGTTGGTGAACGTGATGTTTGCACTCGCCGGGCTGTACGTCATGCTGGATGCGCCGTTCGTGGGCGCCGTCCAGGTGCTCGTGTACGCCGGGGCGATCATGGTGGTGTTCGTGTTCGTGGTCATGCTGCTCAATCTCGGACGCGACGGCATCTCGGATCTGCGCGGGCTCCCGGCACGGCTCGGCGCCGGCTTCGTGGGGCTCGCGCTGCTCGCCAACCTGCTGGTCGTGCGGCGGGAGTCGCTCCCGACGCTGCCGCTGGCCGCCCCGAGCGAGAACGTCGTGGAGCCGGTCGCGGCCTCGCTGTTCACGGATTACCTCGTCGCCTTCGAACTGACCAGCCTCGTGTTGCTGGTGGCCGTCGTCGGCGCCGTTCTCCTTGCCAAGCGGAAGGCGCAGGCATGA
- a CDS encoding NADH-quinone oxidoreductase subunit I, with translation MSYVRSTLKGMAVTFKHLVDPHKVTMEYPETKWDLSPRWRGTHRMLTTEDGKAKCVACGLCPTVCPANCIKLTPGEDEQGNRYPLVFEIDEFRCIFCGYCQEVCPEEAIHVGRHYENAEYDRASFIYDLERLTSQTHPVSELWDPADPKGE, from the coding sequence GTGAGCTACGTCCGCTCCACGCTCAAGGGCATGGCGGTCACCTTCAAGCACCTGGTGGACCCGCACAAGGTCACCATGGAGTATCCCGAGACCAAGTGGGATCTCTCGCCGCGGTGGCGCGGCACGCACCGCATGCTCACCACCGAGGATGGCAAGGCCAAGTGTGTGGCCTGCGGCCTCTGTCCGACCGTGTGCCCGGCCAACTGCATCAAGCTCACCCCCGGTGAGGACGAGCAGGGGAACCGGTATCCGCTCGTGTTCGAGATCGACGAGTTCCGCTGCATCTTCTGCGGCTACTGCCAGGAAGTCTGCCCGGAGGAGGCCATTCATGTCGGTCGCCACTACGAGAACGCCGAGTACGATCGGGCGAGCTTCATCTACGATCTCGAGCGCCTGACCAGCCAGACCCACCCGGTCAGCGAGCTCTGGGACCCCGCCGATCCGAAGGGCGAATGA
- the nuoH gene encoding NADH-quinone oxidoreductase subunit NuoH: MSTLSVLPALDLARWFPLADSQKAPEAIGTFVLASAVKMLIVFAVVLVSVALLTLAERKIAAWIQDRRGPNRLGPGGILQPVADGLKNFMKEETNPAFADKVLFILAPALAFVPALVTWAVLPIAAPLPTPWGLIDMAVAPLPVGFLFTLAISSLGVYGIVLAGWSSNNKYALLGGLRSSAQMISYEIAMGMSTIPVLLLAGNVSLSAIVQQQASMGWNILSLTVAWFTFLVAAFAETNRLPFDLPEAESELVAGYHTEYSGMKFAMFFIAEYANMITVSGMTATLFLGGWDLPFTQWDNIPPFTVVKTVVTLLAFAAKVGAFLFLFMWIRWTLPRFRYDQLMSLGWSIMLPLALFYIVLIAGATLALDAMGVARGPLFSLALLGLNVVVITVLLRWLDRGKLISPASARVGATDLARMRARGLDVARKQLATGTPGAIEGGH; encoded by the coding sequence ATGAGCACGCTATCGGTGCTGCCGGCGCTCGACCTCGCCCGCTGGTTCCCGCTGGCGGATTCGCAGAAGGCGCCGGAAGCCATCGGGACCTTCGTCCTCGCGAGCGCGGTGAAGATGCTCATCGTCTTTGCCGTCGTGCTGGTCTCGGTGGCGTTGCTGACGCTCGCCGAGCGCAAGATCGCGGCCTGGATTCAGGATCGGCGAGGCCCCAACCGGCTCGGCCCGGGTGGCATCCTGCAACCGGTGGCCGATGGTCTCAAGAACTTCATGAAGGAAGAGACCAACCCGGCCTTCGCCGACAAGGTCCTCTTCATCCTCGCGCCGGCACTCGCCTTCGTGCCGGCCCTCGTCACCTGGGCGGTGCTACCGATCGCCGCGCCGCTCCCGACGCCGTGGGGCCTCATCGACATGGCGGTCGCGCCGTTGCCGGTGGGGTTCCTGTTTACCCTCGCGATCTCGTCGCTCGGGGTGTACGGCATCGTACTCGCCGGGTGGAGCTCCAACAACAAGTACGCCCTGCTCGGCGGCCTGCGCTCGAGTGCGCAGATGATTTCGTACGAGATCGCCATGGGCATGTCCACGATTCCCGTGCTGCTGCTCGCCGGCAACGTCTCGCTGTCGGCTATCGTGCAGCAGCAGGCGAGCATGGGCTGGAACATCCTGTCGCTCACCGTGGCCTGGTTCACGTTTCTGGTCGCGGCCTTTGCGGAGACCAATCGCCTCCCGTTCGACCTCCCCGAAGCCGAATCGGAACTCGTGGCCGGCTACCACACGGAATACTCGGGGATGAAGTTCGCGATGTTCTTCATCGCCGAGTATGCGAACATGATCACCGTGAGCGGGATGACGGCCACGCTCTTTCTAGGTGGCTGGGATCTGCCGTTCACGCAGTGGGACAACATCCCGCCGTTCACGGTCGTGAAGACGGTCGTGACGCTGCTGGCCTTTGCCGCCAAGGTGGGGGCCTTCCTGTTCCTCTTCATGTGGATTCGCTGGACGCTCCCGCGGTTCCGCTATGACCAACTCATGTCGCTGGGGTGGAGCATCATGCTGCCGCTGGCGCTCTTCTATATCGTGCTCATCGCGGGGGCCACGCTCGCGCTCGACGCGATGGGGGTGGCCCGCGGGCCGCTCTTCTCGCTCGCGCTCCTCGGGCTCAACGTGGTGGTGATCACCGTGCTGCTGCGCTGGCTCGATCGCGGGAAGCTCATCAGCCCCGCCAGCGCGCGCGTCGGGGCCACCGATCTGGCCCGGATGCGTGCCCGCGGGCTCGACGTCGCACGGAAACAACTGGCCACCGGAACGCCGGGTGCCATCGAGGGAGGCCACTGA
- a CDS encoding (2Fe-2S)-binding protein, translated as MADVKLVNCTIEGRPVTVPDGTSILEAAKTAGVLIPHYCYHPGLPVAGVCRMCLVEVEKFPKLAPACATTVGEGQVVHVHSAKAQEARKGVLEFLLINHPLDCPICDQAGECELQDYTFAEGRADSRYREPKRFNPVEDFGGDVLYVQNRCILCTRCVRFMSDVAQDPVLNVSERGDRAFIGKAEGHDLTNPWAGNVIDLCPVGALLSKDFLNRARAWELDRAPTVCTGCSQGCNAVAETRDNVAVRLKPRPNEAVNHYYMCEVGRLSYRDFNRRDRVEQPLVRVGASLQITDWEDAIAAAARTLQGSRVVVLASPNLSNEALFLLERVITTVGGQGAFRVERGEAFPLPGVPDLALREERAANATGARALGFVEVASAAAALRDGDVLLVAGDALTEHDADALARASAVVALGTVLPAALAAKAAVVLPITNTLEEEGTFTNLRGRVQRFLQAKTAPGIARPSWYVLADLFAAIGGDARFFLPQEVFAALAATHAPFAGLDYEGLGLRGLPVLQEPATPASGVTA; from the coding sequence ATGGCAGACGTAAAGTTGGTGAACTGCACGATCGAAGGACGCCCGGTCACCGTCCCCGATGGCACCTCGATTCTCGAGGCCGCGAAGACGGCGGGCGTGCTCATCCCGCACTACTGCTACCATCCGGGGCTTCCGGTGGCCGGCGTGTGCCGCATGTGCCTCGTCGAAGTCGAGAAGTTTCCGAAGCTCGCGCCCGCCTGCGCCACCACGGTGGGCGAGGGCCAGGTCGTGCACGTGCACTCGGCCAAGGCGCAGGAAGCGCGCAAGGGCGTGCTGGAGTTTCTGCTGATCAACCATCCGCTCGACTGCCCGATCTGCGATCAGGCCGGCGAGTGCGAGCTGCAGGACTACACCTTTGCCGAAGGGCGTGCGGACTCCCGGTATCGTGAGCCCAAGCGGTTCAATCCGGTGGAGGATTTTGGCGGCGACGTGCTGTACGTGCAGAACCGCTGCATCCTCTGCACGCGCTGTGTGCGCTTCATGAGCGACGTCGCGCAGGATCCGGTGCTGAACGTGTCCGAGCGCGGGGATCGCGCCTTCATCGGCAAGGCCGAGGGGCATGACCTCACGAATCCGTGGGCCGGGAACGTGATCGATCTCTGCCCGGTGGGTGCGCTGCTCTCCAAGGACTTCCTGAACCGCGCGCGCGCGTGGGAGCTCGATCGGGCGCCCACCGTGTGCACCGGCTGCAGCCAGGGGTGCAACGCGGTCGCCGAGACGCGCGACAACGTCGCGGTGCGCCTCAAGCCGCGCCCGAACGAGGCGGTGAATCACTACTACATGTGCGAAGTCGGGCGCCTGAGCTATCGCGACTTCAACCGACGCGATCGCGTGGAGCAGCCGCTCGTGCGCGTGGGCGCCTCGCTGCAGATCACCGATTGGGAGGATGCCATCGCCGCGGCGGCGCGCACGCTGCAGGGATCGCGCGTGGTCGTGCTGGCGTCGCCCAATCTCTCGAACGAAGCGCTGTTCCTGCTCGAGCGCGTCATCACCACGGTGGGCGGGCAGGGGGCATTCCGCGTCGAGCGTGGTGAGGCGTTCCCGCTCCCCGGCGTGCCCGATCTGGCCCTGCGCGAGGAGCGCGCCGCGAATGCCACCGGGGCCCGCGCGCTGGGCTTCGTGGAGGTCGCCTCCGCGGCGGCGGCGCTGCGTGACGGCGACGTGCTGCTGGTGGCGGGGGATGCCCTGACCGAGCACGATGCCGACGCGCTCGCGCGCGCCAGTGCCGTCGTGGCGCTCGGCACCGTGCTGCCCGCGGCGCTCGCCGCCAAGGCGGCCGTGGTCCTGCCGATCACGAACACCTTGGAAGAAGAAGGCACGTTCACCAACCTGCGCGGCCGCGTGCAACGCTTCCTGCAGGCCAAGACGGCGCCCGGCATCGCCCGGCCGAGTTGGTACGTGCTGGCGGATCTCTTCGCGGCGATCGGTGGCGACGCGCGCTTCTTCCTGCCGCAGGAGGTCTTCGCGGCCCTCGCGGCCACGCACGCGCCGTTCGCGGGGCTCGACTACGAGGGGCTCGGTCTGCGCGGGCTCCCCGTCCTGCAGGAACCGGCCACGCCGGCATCCGGAGTGACGGCATGA
- the nuoF gene encoding NADH-quinone oxidoreductase subunit NuoF, which produces MGYPHPSHPRETPILSKYFGDAGARTLEGWRQRGGYEALEKALATDPQELQTIVKDSGLRGRGGAGFPTGMKWSFMKPDGKIHYMLCNADESEPGTFKDREIMRWTPHGLVEGVALAAHAIYAETAYIYIRGEFTEPYARVTKAVEEAYAAGVLGPNAMGSGKRVDVHVHRGAGAYICGEETALMNSLEGRRGNPRIKPPFPAVAGLFGKPTTINNVETLTTVPYIIKNGAEWYKQFGRPDNPKSIGTKLFSVCGNISRPGNYEVALGFPFKDFLYDLCGGPLPGREIKAVIPGGSSVPILTREEAENAIMDYEGMVAAGTMLGSGGAIVFDDRQDMVRQIARLTRFYAHESCAQCSQCREGTAWTTRILDRIVAGQGTAEDLDTLLSIADNMSGKTICVLSDSCATPVVSGIKKFRHEFEAKIAMNRGMVTVPGAFRAPAA; this is translated from the coding sequence ATGGGCTACCCGCATCCGTCGCATCCGCGGGAAACGCCGATCCTGTCGAAGTACTTCGGCGACGCCGGCGCGCGCACGCTCGAGGGCTGGCGCCAGCGCGGTGGCTACGAAGCACTCGAGAAGGCGCTCGCCACCGATCCGCAGGAACTGCAGACGATCGTGAAGGACTCCGGGCTCCGCGGCCGTGGCGGGGCCGGGTTCCCGACGGGCATGAAGTGGTCGTTCATGAAGCCCGACGGCAAGATCCACTACATGCTCTGCAACGCCGACGAGTCGGAGCCGGGCACGTTCAAGGATCGGGAGATCATGCGCTGGACGCCGCATGGCCTCGTCGAGGGCGTCGCGCTCGCCGCGCATGCGATCTACGCCGAGACGGCGTACATCTACATCCGCGGCGAGTTCACCGAGCCGTACGCGCGGGTCACCAAGGCCGTCGAGGAAGCGTACGCCGCCGGCGTGCTGGGCCCCAACGCAATGGGGAGCGGCAAACGCGTGGATGTGCATGTGCACCGCGGCGCCGGCGCGTACATCTGCGGCGAGGAAACGGCGCTCATGAACTCGCTCGAAGGGCGCCGCGGTAATCCACGCATCAAGCCGCCGTTCCCGGCCGTTGCCGGACTCTTCGGCAAGCCCACGACGATCAACAACGTCGAGACGCTCACGACGGTCCCGTACATCATCAAGAACGGCGCCGAGTGGTACAAGCAGTTCGGCCGCCCCGACAATCCGAAGAGCATCGGCACCAAGCTCTTCAGCGTCTGCGGGAACATCAGCCGCCCCGGCAACTACGAAGTCGCCCTCGGCTTCCCGTTCAAGGACTTCCTGTACGACCTCTGTGGCGGTCCGCTGCCGGGGCGTGAGATCAAGGCCGTGATCCCCGGCGGATCGTCAGTCCCGATCCTCACCCGTGAGGAAGCCGAGAACGCGATCATGGACTACGAGGGCATGGTGGCCGCCGGCACGATGCTCGGATCCGGCGGCGCCATCGTGTTCGACGATCGGCAGGACATGGTGCGCCAGATCGCGCGCCTCACGCGCTTCTATGCGCATGAGAGCTGCGCGCAGTGCTCGCAGTGCCGTGAGGGGACGGCGTGGACCACCCGCATCCTCGATCGCATCGTGGCCGGGCAGGGCACGGCCGAAGATCTCGACACGCTGCTGTCGATTGCCGACAACATGAGCGGCAAGACGATCTGCGTGCTCAGTGATTCCTGCGCGACACCGGTAGTGTCGGGCATCAAGAAGTTCCGTCACGAGTTCGAGGCGAAGATCGCCATGAACCGCGGCATGGTCACCGTACCCGGGGCGTTCCGCGCCCCGGCCGCGTGA
- a CDS encoding NAD(P)H-dependent oxidoreductase subunit E: MSHGPSASGGALVAAPPHGHHHDEPHEPVFVGAARAQLDTILSRYPTKQAALLPALWMLQDARGWVSEKGIEEIAQCLEITPAYIKGVVSFYTMYHQHPVGRHFIQVCTTTPCNVCGAEDVVKSFLEHTGCGDLGLTSADGKYTVIEVECLGACGFATPVMINNDFIESVTPESVPRILSELK, translated from the coding sequence GTGAGCCACGGCCCCTCCGCCAGCGGCGGCGCCCTCGTGGCCGCCCCACCGCACGGGCATCACCACGACGAACCGCATGAGCCGGTCTTCGTCGGCGCGGCGCGCGCGCAGCTCGACACGATTCTCTCACGCTACCCCACCAAGCAGGCCGCGCTGCTCCCGGCGCTCTGGATGCTGCAGGACGCGCGCGGCTGGGTGAGCGAGAAGGGGATCGAAGAGATCGCCCAGTGTCTCGAGATCACGCCGGCGTACATCAAGGGCGTCGTGAGCTTCTACACGATGTACCATCAGCACCCGGTTGGGCGTCACTTCATCCAGGTGTGCACCACCACGCCCTGCAACGTGTGCGGCGCCGAAGACGTGGTGAAGAGCTTCCTGGAACACACCGGCTGCGGCGATCTGGGGCTCACCAGCGCCGACGGCAAGTACACGGTGATCGAGGTCGAGTGCCTCGGCGCGTGCGGCTTTGCCACGCCGGTCATGATCAACAACGATTTCATCGAGTCCGTGACACCCGAGTCGGTGCCGCGGATTCTGTCGGAGCTGAAGTAA